In Polyangiaceae bacterium, a genomic segment contains:
- a CDS encoding MFS transporter — protein MSSTNPLKDSDIRHVYLGTLALGLAYGIALSVIAVYLDERGFQKREIGNLAAAFAAGIVCLSIPAGALIRRFSAKALVTCAVAAYAVVTLAFPHVNNFYGIAGLRFIDGAASVSIWVSCETVLLARARPGQKALVTSLYAVFMALGYILGPLVSRGLATVWPLSAAFSVAGALALAVAVYFLAFLSRHAETGLEHGGGEDAANSVEAQLQRADLDAKQEPEELGSLGVLWRIKTSCFATFAYGYFQASVVLFLPLFLMTDKHVSKADTIYVTACFALGMVLFTNPAGRIGDRFGHLLTMRTLAIIGTVMIASFAWLDSFPLMLVAVFVAGATLASISPMSLALQGLVVPTKDYSRATAIYNAFYAAGMLVGPPVSSALFEQFGGAPMLHHLAVLWVAFIAFTLLFRRDDPAHQGERTALVSLQR, from the coding sequence TTGAGTTCGACCAACCCTCTCAAAGACTCCGATATCCGCCATGTGTACCTGGGCACGCTGGCGCTAGGCCTTGCGTATGGCATCGCGCTGAGCGTGATCGCCGTCTACCTGGACGAGCGCGGCTTTCAGAAGCGGGAGATTGGCAACCTGGCCGCGGCGTTCGCGGCTGGCATCGTCTGCTTGAGCATCCCGGCGGGCGCGCTGATTCGGCGCTTCTCGGCCAAGGCGCTGGTTACCTGCGCCGTGGCGGCCTACGCCGTGGTCACCCTTGCATTTCCCCACGTAAACAATTTTTACGGCATCGCCGGGCTGCGCTTCATCGACGGAGCCGCGTCGGTGAGCATCTGGGTCAGCTGTGAGACGGTGCTGCTGGCGCGAGCGCGCCCGGGGCAGAAGGCGCTCGTCACCAGTCTGTACGCCGTATTCATGGCCCTGGGCTACATCCTCGGTCCTCTGGTGAGCCGCGGCCTGGCCACGGTGTGGCCGCTTTCAGCCGCCTTCAGTGTGGCCGGTGCGCTTGCACTCGCGGTGGCAGTGTACTTCCTCGCCTTCCTGAGTCGCCACGCGGAAACGGGACTAGAGCATGGCGGGGGAGAGGACGCGGCCAATTCAGTGGAAGCTCAGCTCCAGCGTGCGGACCTTGATGCAAAGCAGGAACCGGAGGAGCTCGGTAGCCTGGGTGTGCTCTGGCGCATCAAGACCAGCTGCTTCGCGACCTTCGCATATGGCTACTTTCAAGCCAGCGTGGTGCTCTTCCTGCCGCTCTTCTTGATGACGGACAAGCACGTCAGCAAGGCAGACACCATCTACGTGACCGCGTGCTTCGCCCTCGGCATGGTGCTCTTCACCAATCCGGCGGGTCGCATCGGAGATCGTTTCGGGCACCTGCTCACGATGCGCACGCTGGCGATCATCGGCACCGTGATGATCGCGTCGTTCGCCTGGCTTGATAGCTTTCCGCTGATGTTGGTTGCGGTGTTCGTCGCCGGCGCGACCCTGGCCAGCATCTCGCCGATGAGCCTCGCGCTTCAGGGCTTGGTGGTCCCTACCAAGGACTACAGCCGCGCAACGGCGATCTACAACGCGTTCTATGCCGCTGGCATGTTGGTTGGGCCTCCGGTTTCGAGCGCGCTGTTCGAGCAGTTCGGCGGCGCGCCGATGCTGCATCACCTCGCTGTGCTGTGGGTCGCCTTCATTGCCTTCACGCTGCTGTTTCGCCGGGACGACCCCGCTCACCAGGGGGAACGGACAGCGCTGGTCTCTCTGCAACGCTAG
- a CDS encoding 2-hydroxyglutaryl-CoA dehydratase: protein MTQHIDLGTKRSLPVVGDDFDMDAELAKFEAAERERLGLGAEKQWIEDMADLGFTKSEKAKITLLVGGLTMAHDYLVEGGLQSLGYNVIAMDVPDNAALQVGKEFGNRAQCNPTYFTVGNLVKFLIELRDKKGMDSQEIIDKFVFLTAGACGPCRFGMYVTEYRKALRDAGFDGFRVMLFQQQGGLSQATGEESGLEMNPKFFITLVRSLLAGDVINGMAYRIRPYEVNKGETDEVVERAKKECYDALKAGKSVLLALRRSRKWFEAIPVDRLRLKPKVAIIGEFWAMTTEGDGNYALQRFVETEGAECDIQFLTAWLLYNIWEVSFDTENRKDLRGVDTAKSGLSELGEYGVFTRRVALLVADRALRVIFHTFARAVGFYDYHLPDMDEVADVAMPFYNNDLRGGEGHMEVGKLILNVVKNKANMTLSVKPFGCMPSSSVSDGVQSLIGERFPGTIFCAVETSGDGAVNFYSRVQMYLFKAKQAAADEFAKALKDAGVTEDELRAYLAEHPKYANALHRSPHKAGSTATDAVHEIIDRMQTTRAQRLVRSARGAASWLSSSAKGWLEHGPTRAKAAADLSLQASAELLEIAKERAPVAAESLIGKVKLRLGGAANTAEQAPIAAE from the coding sequence ATGACACAGCACATCGACCTCGGAACCAAGCGCAGCCTGCCCGTCGTGGGCGACGACTTCGACATGGATGCGGAGCTCGCGAAGTTCGAAGCAGCGGAGCGCGAACGCCTCGGCCTAGGAGCGGAGAAACAGTGGATCGAGGACATGGCGGACCTCGGCTTCACCAAGAGTGAGAAGGCCAAGATCACGCTGCTTGTCGGCGGCCTGACCATGGCCCACGACTACCTGGTGGAAGGCGGCCTGCAGAGCCTCGGCTACAACGTCATCGCGATGGACGTGCCGGACAACGCGGCACTTCAGGTCGGCAAGGAGTTCGGCAACCGCGCGCAGTGTAACCCCACCTACTTTACCGTGGGGAACCTCGTTAAGTTCCTGATCGAGCTGCGCGACAAGAAGGGCATGGATAGCCAGGAGATCATCGACAAGTTCGTGTTCCTGACTGCCGGTGCGTGCGGCCCCTGTCGCTTCGGCATGTACGTGACCGAGTACCGCAAGGCACTGCGTGACGCTGGCTTCGACGGCTTCCGCGTGATGCTCTTCCAGCAGCAGGGCGGCTTGAGCCAAGCGACGGGCGAAGAGAGCGGGCTCGAGATGAACCCGAAGTTCTTCATCACTCTCGTGCGCAGCCTGCTGGCTGGCGACGTGATCAACGGCATGGCCTACCGCATCCGCCCCTACGAGGTGAACAAGGGCGAGACGGATGAGGTTGTCGAGCGCGCCAAGAAGGAGTGCTACGACGCACTGAAAGCCGGCAAGTCCGTGCTCCTCGCGCTGCGCCGCAGCCGCAAGTGGTTCGAGGCCATCCCGGTCGACCGTCTGCGCCTGAAGCCGAAGGTCGCGATCATCGGTGAGTTCTGGGCGATGACGACCGAAGGCGACGGCAACTACGCCCTCCAGCGCTTCGTGGAGACCGAAGGTGCGGAATGCGACATCCAGTTCCTCACGGCATGGCTGCTCTACAACATCTGGGAAGTCAGCTTCGACACGGAGAACCGCAAGGACCTGCGCGGCGTCGACACAGCGAAGAGCGGCCTGTCGGAGCTCGGTGAGTACGGTGTGTTCACCCGGCGCGTCGCGCTGCTGGTCGCTGACCGTGCCCTCCGCGTCATCTTCCACACCTTCGCCCGCGCTGTTGGCTTCTACGACTACCACCTGCCGGATATGGACGAAGTCGCTGACGTCGCGATGCCGTTCTACAACAACGACCTGCGCGGCGGCGAAGGCCATATGGAGGTCGGCAAGCTGATCCTCAACGTGGTCAAGAACAAGGCCAACATGACCCTCAGCGTGAAGCCCTTCGGTTGCATGCCGAGCTCCAGCGTGAGCGACGGTGTGCAGTCACTGATCGGTGAGCGCTTCCCCGGCACCATCTTCTGCGCGGTGGAGACCAGCGGCGATGGCGCGGTGAACTTCTATTCCCGTGTGCAAATGTACCTGTTCAAGGCCAAGCAAGCCGCGGCGGACGAGTTCGCCAAGGCGCTGAAGGACGCGGGCGTCACTGAAGATGAGCTGCGCGCCTACCTCGCGGAGCACCCGAAGTACGCGAACGCCTTGCACCGCTCCCCCCACAAGGCAGGCAGCACCGCGACCGACGCGGTCCACGAGATCATCGATCGCATGCAGACCACGCGCGCGCAGCGCTTGGTGCGTAGCGCGAGGGGCGCCGCGAGCTGGCTCAGCTCAAGCGCCAAGGGCTGGCTGGAGCACGGACCGACTCGCGCCAAGGCAGCTGCGGATCTCAGTCTGCAGGCCAGCGCGGAGCTGCTCGAGATCGCCAAAGAGCGGGCCCCGGTAGCGGCGGAGTCCTTGATTGGCAAAGTGAAGCTGCGCCTCGGTGGAGCTGCGAACACCGCGGAGCAAGCGCCCATCGCCGCCGAGTGA
- a CDS encoding CoA activase: protein MQAKELVIGMDVGSTTVKAVVIDPTSEEILWSDYQRHHTKQPEKVLELLEAILAAFPDQPSDGWRMFCTGSGSSPIAAPTGAKFVQEVNAVTLAVEKLHPDVNSVVELGGQDAKIIIFKVDKNTGQKTAIASMNDKCASGTGATIDKCMIKVHAEPGFANQLRFDDEKLHHVAAKCGVFAETDIVNLVKAGIPKDEVLNSLADAIVMQNLSVLTRGNTLKDRVLLLGGPNTYLPFLQDCWRQRIPETWRDRGYEFPKDVPIEELIFVPKNAELYAAFGAAAFGKAEVGTDQSDVGRFKGLDDLRNFITHGRRERLGEQAGPPLSADQSETETFVDTYKIPKFVAAKFEAGQTVRAVIGLDGGSTSSKAVLVGEEGEILAKAYQLSKGNPILDTKELLTNLRDQVEGQGAKLEVLGFGATGYAADVLEETVLADVNIVETVAHMMSAVHFFGDVDVICDIGGQDIKVLFMKNGDIENFKLSNSCSAGNGMLLQAMADQFGLPVTDYAEVAFQAELAPKFSYGCAVFLDSDRVNFQKEGYQKQELLAGLAQVLPKNVWQYVVQIPRLASLGRKFVLQGGTQYNLAAVKAQVDYIKERVPGAEVYVHPHTGEAGAIGAAMETLRRYKRTGTSRYIGIQATLDLEYKTTTDESTVCHFCPNECKRTFIDTQRPDGSTSRYIAGFSCEKGTVESKEAMLDLVAERKKTAKQFPNLVDYESKRAFASFYKGEAMPEAGSPVEDVEVTQGLFRIKRRTVTRPFQRSSEEAARKRKSIRIGMPRVLNIYSTAPFFRAYFEALGIPKTNVIFSEHTDEDMWVEGGKYGSIDPCFPSKVAQAHIHNLLFHKHEPERKRPLNYIFFPILTHVPSFVKDTMDNTSCPIVAGTPDVMKAAFTKELDFFAVRNIEYMSPALSFAEPLLLTRRMFEAWGERLGVTEDENDHACREAFKALKTFELDLQDKGRAILETVEAEDRIAILVLNRPYHSDPGLNHGIPEEFQVLGYPILSIRSIPRDREYLSRYFKQELESGLIKDPLELNHVWPENYSANSAQKVWAASFAAHHPNVCVLDLSSFKCGHDAPTYGMVDSIVQTSRTPAAALHDLDANKPGGSIKIRVKTYAHSLRLRQESLEDLSRKRDALNHAIDLKRLELLELKQKQLLGVRQSDSEIASQIAEVRSRVLAYETRVEQPPELPKGMVRLGRKQEDGSIVPTKLPNERGATAAE from the coding sequence TCGGCATGGACGTGGGCTCGACCACCGTGAAGGCGGTGGTCATCGACCCGACCAGCGAAGAGATCTTGTGGAGTGACTATCAGCGTCACCACACCAAGCAACCGGAGAAGGTGCTGGAGCTGCTCGAGGCAATCCTCGCGGCGTTCCCTGACCAGCCGAGCGACGGCTGGCGGATGTTCTGCACTGGTTCGGGCTCCTCACCGATCGCGGCCCCCACCGGCGCCAAGTTCGTGCAAGAGGTGAACGCGGTCACGCTGGCCGTGGAGAAGCTGCACCCCGACGTCAACTCCGTCGTCGAGCTGGGAGGCCAAGACGCGAAGATCATCATCTTCAAGGTCGACAAGAACACCGGCCAGAAGACGGCGATCGCGTCGATGAACGACAAGTGCGCTTCGGGCACTGGCGCCACCATCGACAAGTGCATGATCAAGGTGCACGCCGAACCAGGCTTCGCCAACCAGCTGCGCTTCGATGACGAGAAGCTGCACCACGTGGCCGCGAAATGCGGTGTGTTCGCTGAGACGGACATCGTGAACCTCGTCAAGGCGGGCATCCCGAAGGACGAAGTGCTGAACTCGTTGGCAGACGCCATCGTGATGCAGAACCTCAGCGTGTTGACCCGCGGAAACACGCTGAAGGACCGAGTATTGCTCCTCGGCGGTCCCAACACCTACCTACCCTTCTTGCAGGACTGCTGGCGTCAACGCATCCCAGAGACCTGGCGCGACCGCGGCTATGAGTTCCCCAAGGACGTTCCGATCGAAGAGCTGATCTTCGTCCCGAAGAATGCCGAGCTGTACGCCGCGTTCGGCGCAGCCGCATTTGGCAAGGCAGAGGTCGGAACCGACCAGAGCGACGTGGGTCGCTTCAAGGGCCTCGACGATCTGAGGAACTTCATCACCCACGGGCGCCGCGAGCGCCTTGGTGAGCAGGCCGGCCCGCCGCTGAGCGCCGACCAGAGCGAGACCGAGACCTTCGTGGACACTTACAAGATCCCGAAGTTCGTCGCGGCTAAGTTCGAGGCGGGACAGACGGTGCGTGCGGTGATCGGCCTCGACGGCGGCTCCACTTCGAGCAAGGCCGTGCTCGTGGGTGAAGAGGGAGAGATCCTCGCGAAGGCGTATCAGCTCTCCAAGGGTAACCCCATCCTCGACACCAAAGAGCTGCTCACCAACCTAAGAGACCAGGTGGAAGGCCAAGGCGCGAAGCTCGAGGTGCTCGGTTTTGGTGCCACGGGCTACGCCGCCGATGTCCTCGAGGAAACGGTGCTCGCCGACGTGAACATCGTCGAGACCGTGGCGCATATGATGAGCGCCGTGCACTTCTTCGGCGATGTCGACGTCATCTGCGACATCGGTGGCCAGGACATCAAGGTGCTGTTCATGAAGAACGGCGACATCGAGAACTTCAAGCTCTCGAACTCCTGCAGCGCTGGTAACGGCATGCTGCTGCAAGCCATGGCAGACCAATTCGGCCTGCCGGTGACGGACTACGCGGAGGTCGCCTTCCAGGCAGAGCTCGCACCGAAGTTCAGCTACGGCTGCGCCGTGTTCCTCGACAGCGACCGGGTGAACTTCCAGAAGGAAGGCTACCAAAAGCAAGAGCTGCTCGCCGGGCTCGCCCAGGTGCTGCCGAAGAACGTCTGGCAGTATGTGGTCCAGATCCCTCGCCTTGCTTCCCTGGGGAGAAAGTTCGTGCTCCAGGGCGGCACGCAGTACAACCTCGCGGCGGTCAAGGCGCAGGTCGACTACATCAAGGAGCGCGTGCCCGGCGCCGAGGTGTACGTGCACCCGCACACCGGCGAAGCCGGCGCCATCGGTGCGGCCATGGAAACGCTGCGCCGCTACAAGCGCACGGGCACCTCTCGCTACATCGGTATCCAGGCCACTCTGGACCTCGAATACAAAACCACCACCGACGAGAGCACCGTCTGTCACTTCTGCCCAAACGAGTGCAAGCGCACCTTCATCGACACGCAGCGCCCTGACGGCTCGACCAGCCGCTACATCGCCGGCTTCTCCTGTGAGAAGGGCACCGTCGAGAGCAAAGAGGCGATGCTCGACCTGGTCGCCGAGCGCAAGAAGACGGCCAAGCAGTTCCCGAATCTGGTCGACTACGAGTCCAAGCGCGCGTTCGCGTCCTTCTACAAGGGCGAGGCGATGCCTGAAGCAGGTAGCCCGGTTGAAGACGTAGAGGTCACCCAAGGCCTCTTCCGCATCAAGCGCCGCACGGTGACCCGCCCCTTCCAGCGCTCGAGCGAAGAAGCCGCACGGAAACGCAAGAGCATCCGCATCGGCATGCCGCGCGTGTTGAACATCTACTCCACGGCGCCGTTCTTCCGCGCATACTTCGAGGCCCTCGGCATCCCGAAGACGAACGTGATCTTCAGCGAGCACACCGACGAGGACATGTGGGTCGAAGGCGGCAAGTACGGCAGCATCGACCCCTGCTTCCCCTCCAAGGTGGCGCAGGCGCACATCCACAACCTACTCTTCCACAAGCATGAGCCGGAGCGAAAGCGCCCACTCAACTACATCTTTTTCCCGATCCTCACCCACGTGCCTTCCTTCGTGAAGGACACCATGGACAACACCAGCTGTCCCATCGTGGCGGGCACGCCGGACGTGATGAAGGCGGCCTTCACGAAAGAGCTCGATTTCTTTGCCGTGCGGAACATCGAGTATATGAGCCCGGCGCTCTCCTTCGCCGAGCCGCTCCTGCTCACCCGCCGCATGTTCGAGGCCTGGGGTGAGCGCCTCGGGGTAACGGAAGACGAGAACGACCACGCCTGCCGCGAGGCCTTCAAGGCGCTGAAGACCTTCGAACTCGATCTTCAAGACAAGGGCCGTGCGATCCTCGAGACGGTCGAAGCAGAGGACCGCATCGCGATCCTGGTGCTGAATCGACCGTATCACTCGGACCCCGGCCTCAACCACGGTATCCCCGAGGAATTCCAGGTCCTGGGCTACCCGATCTTGAGCATCCGTAGCATCCCCAGGGATCGGGAGTACCTGTCCCGCTACTTCAAGCAGGAGCTCGAGTCCGGCCTGATCAAGGACCCGCTGGAGCTGAACCACGTGTGGCCGGAGAACTACTCCGCCAATAGCGCACAGAAGGTGTGGGCCGCGAGCTTTGCGGCGCATCACCCGAACGTCTGCGTGCTCGACTTGTCGAGCTTCAAGTGCGGCCACGACGCGCCGACCTACGGCATGGTGGACTCCATCGTGCAAACGTCCCGCACCCCCGCTGCGGCGCTCCACGACCTGGATGCCAACAAGCCGGGCGGCAGCATCAAGATCCGCGTGAAGACGTACGCCCACTCGCTACGCCTGCGACAAGAGTCGCTCGAGGATCTGTCGCGCAAGCGCGACGCTCTCAACCACGCCATCGATCTGAAGCGCCTCGAGCTGCTCGAACTCAAGCAGAAGCAGCTCCTCGGAGTGCGCCAGAGCGACAGCGAGATCGCCTCGCAGATCGCCGAGGTGCGTAGCCGCGTCTTGGCCTACGAGACACGCGTGGAGCAACCGCCGGAGCTGCCCAAGGGCATGGTCCGGCTCGGACGTAAGCAGGAGGACGGCAGCATCGTCCCCACCAAACTACCCAACGAGCGCGGCGCGACGGCCGCCGAGTGA